In Capricornis sumatraensis isolate serow.1 chromosome 16, serow.2, whole genome shotgun sequence, a genomic segment contains:
- the RRAS2 gene encoding ras-related protein R-Ras2 isoform X2: MREQYMRTGEGFLLVFSVTDRGSFEEIYKFQRQILRVKDRDEFPMILIGNKADLDHQRQVTQEEGQQLARQLKVTYMEASAKIRMNVDQAFHELVRVIRKFQEQECPPSPEPTRKEKDKKGCHCVIF; this comes from the exons ATGAGAGAACAGTATATGAGAACTGGCGAGGGTTTCCTTTTGGTCTTTTCAGTCACAGATAGAGGCAG ttttgaagAAATCTATAAGTTTCAAAGACAGATTCTCAGAGTAAAGGATCGTGATGAGTTTCCAATGATTTTAATTGGTAATAAAGCAGATCTGGATCATCAGAGACAG GTAACACAGGAAGAAGGACAGCAGTTAGCACGGCAACTTAAGGTAACATACATGGAGGCGTCAGCAAAGATTAGGATGAATGTAGATCAAGCTTTCCATGAACTTGTCCGGGTTATAAG GAAATTTCAAGAGCAGGAATGTCCTCCTTCACCAGAACCAACacggaaagaaaaagacaagaaaggcTGCCATTGTGTCATTTTCTAA